aacagtgagttacgatatcgacttaaaaaTAGtctccggcaacggcgccaaaaacttgatcgcgactttacgtgtctataaatctgataactgcaagtgcacagtcgtgtcgtgtagttttaaaagatatcgaatccacagggactatgaatcgatctaccgttatctaaggttactatgtaaagctaggagtactaaaatttcgattgttcctaagggaaagtgattgtgagaaaataaagaataataataaaagacaggtatcagtatgtatttcgtttaactaaaggtaatccgaaggtccattggcttttgcataattaaattaaaaatctttactaattccaattgattaaaaatcctcgtctcaaactttcgctctgttgattcagactactatcctaatcctaatgtacgctttcgccatcccattagattttagaagagctttttggaaacaatgtaattaataaaatgcctattttacgaggtcgttatctatttaaatctcctaatctcaaactttcgctctgttgactcggagcaagctaataaccctaacgtacgctttcgccatcccgctcgagtgtaaaaacaatttttgaaaataaataagttccaattagtcttaatacgctttcgccatccttaaaactaatgtcctatgtctactatccagttaaaatcctcaaactttcgctctattggttttaacctttgaccgtcctaagccctcaaactttcgctctattggttttaagacttactaattaaactagacatataaaccaaaaataagtgatagttaataaaacataatttaagccaatttatttcggatccctacggttaacttactttacataccgacacctttagtaatttagccagacatattaatatgattaaacatgcataaatcggttcggctCATAATAATAGACATATTAAATggaatataatatatcatgcaataataatataaataaaggcggtaaataaaaaacctgaattaaaataaatctggattgaattgaatcttgaagtactcgaacttccaccacaggttggctggatcgttcttcggaatttaaatggcagaaaataaaaaacaatgaaataaagcaataaatctaacgtaaggctagatctacgaaaagttcacaacaatttccagtatagaaatcgttgtgagaaaataaacggttaaatgaaagcagaataaggaaaagcagttcgcggtacaatttcggcagcacttcgttggcaggaaatcggacagattgaagtgaagtgacaggtcctatttataggaggggctttgcagttgctttgcgtgaaaagggGAGCTTTTTGCAGACcaggacgtggagacgtgcgtctcctattcttcaggaggcaccttgactgacttgagacgtgcgtctcaagtggagaagatgtaggaacatggagacgtgcgtctccctttgctgacgtggcatagagggcgtggagacgtgcgtctccacttgctaggcaggtttgggccacgcgcctttggttccatggtgggctgaatatctcttttgggccttttgggtcctaattgcacccctctttcgcttcagcactcctttttcgtcttttaggcataaatatcggtcatttaagctctattttctttccttttcgcaaatagtcgtaattgaagtgtaaaacctgaaacaaagcaaaaacacgcgtaatatcgtaataaattaaaataataaacagaaaatgctataaatatctatggattttaagctaaatatacgatataaaatcgtgttatcacagTCATAGGCTCAGAAACAGCAGCTTCATGAGACATGACTCCTTGAGTAATGAGACGTTGTTCCTCTCTTAGAAGTTCTCCAACACATGTATCCAAAGACGGAACAGGATTTCTATTAAGCAAGGCACCTCTGACAACTTCAAATTCTGGACGAAGTTTCATGAGAAACTGATCTCGATAACTTGTGTTATAGACCTCTTGGACAGCCGCGAGAGCAGTCTTGGGAACATCAGTATGAATAAGAGCAGAGTGTTCTGTCCATAGattcaaaaaaccagaataataCTCTTGAATGGATAAAGTACCTTGTTTGTAATTGGCTATTTCGAGCTCCAATTGAAAACGTTTAGCTGCATTGTCTTGGTTGTAAATACGCTTCAAATAATTCCACATTTCTTGAGCAGTTGAAAATGAACGCAAATTATTGATCATTTGAGGATCAATGGTGCTAAGTATCCAAGTAATTATTTAAGCATCTTTAATTTCCCACGCATCTAATGCAACCTTTTCTGTAGGTGCCTTAGAAGTATCATCGAGGTGACTCCATAATCCCTTTCCCTTCACATAATTTTTGAACTGAAATTCCCAAGTTGGATAATTCTTACCGGTAAAACGCACACAAAAGCAATTTTTTTCGTTTCCCATATCCATGACTATATATCAATTCTGTGAGCACGtgcaaaaatttttttttttttcttcttcttcttctttttttttttttttaatagtaacAATTGAAGAAATATGAAACTTGGAGGAACACCAGTAGCGAAACAGTAGCAACACCAGTAGCAACACCACCAAACAGTAGCAACACCAGAAACGAACGAATAGGAACCACAAGAACGAACGCGAACCACAAACGAACAGTAGCGAAATCGTGATAAATAAAACCACAGACAATCGACACAAAACAAAATTGCCGAGAGTCACCGAAGAGTCACCGATCAAGGAACAGAATTGCCGAGAGTACAGAGTCGTACACCGAAAAGTCACCGATCAAGGAACAGAATCGCCAAGAGTACAAAATCGTAAATCACAATTGAATCAAGATTACGAAAGTGCAACAGTAACGAACTTACGAAAGATCACGACGGCAGTTTCAATACAAATACGGACGAGGAATACGATTTCGAGAGCGACTCAGTGGGTGTCGCTGTTCAGCCAAGATAACAAGGATTCACAGGTTAGATCGAACCCTTCTGATACCATGTCACAAATTCCGGCGTCAACCTTTCTGATTATTATTTCTTGTATATATAGAAATTACAGGGCTATACAAGTAATTACACTAAAAATTACATTTAATGAGAACAAACCCTTATTCTAGGAACAAACCCTTATCCTTATTCACACTTACCTCCTCGGAGTTTCGTGTTTTCATCAGAAACCCCAAGTTCAATTACTCACTACTGGAAGAGTTGAAAACAGCACTATCAGCTCTTCAAGCTGTGCTGGTTGATGCAGAACAGATGCAGTTCAAGGATCTTCATGATAAACAATGGCTTGAAGACTTGAATGATGCAATATTTGATGCTGAAGACTTGCTCAACTTA
The window above is part of the Vicia villosa cultivar HV-30 ecotype Madison, WI unplaced genomic scaffold, Vvil1.0 ctg.006605F_1_1, whole genome shotgun sequence genome. Proteins encoded here:
- the LOC131643021 gene encoding uncharacterized protein LOC131643021 is translated as MINNLRSFSTAQEMWNYLKRIYNQDNAAKRFQLELEIANYKQGTLSIQEYYSGFLNLWTEHSALIHTDVPKTALAAVQEVYNTSYRDQFLMKLRPEFEVVRGALLNRNPVPSLDTCVGELLREEQRLITQGVMSHEAAVSEPMTVITRFYI